Genomic window (Melioribacteraceae bacterium):
TTCATGAAGTGCTCTATTAGTAGAGGGATATCATCTTTGCGTTCCCTAAGGGGAGGAACATGGATAGGGATAACATTTATTCTATGATATAAATCTTCTCTAAAATTATTATTCCCAATTTCTAATGGTAGGTCCTTATTAGTAGCAGCAATTATTCTCACATCTACTTCAATTTTATTATTACCTCCCACACGTTCAATTTTGCCCTCTTCCATAGCTCGCAAAACTTTTGCTTGTGCCTGTAAACTCATATCTCCAATTTCATCAAGAAAAAGTGTGCTAAAACTAGCTGACTCGAATTTGCCAATTTTTTTATTTACTGCGCCTGTGAACGATCCCTTTTCATGACCAAATAATTCAGACTCAATTAATTCATGAGGGATGGCGGCGCAATTAACTTCAACCATTTCTCGCTCTGACCTATTGCTTTGCCTATGAATAGCCTGAGCAACCAGTTCTTTACCGGTGCCATTCTCACCTGTAATTAAAATGCGGGCATCAGTTTTAGCTACCAGTTCAATTTTTTCGAGAATTGAGATAATCCTTTTACTTTTTCCAATTATTATATTATTTGATAATGGATCACTCTTTAATTTTTTATTTTCTCTGATCAACTTGGTTTGAGAAATTGCATTCCGGATACTGATAAGTAGTTTATCTCTATCAATTGGTTTTTGAATAAAATCGAAGGCACCAAGTTTAGTAGCTTTTACAGCGTTTTCGACACTCCCATGGGCGGAAATCATAATTACCTTTAATTCGGAATCGCGTTCTCTCAGCCAATGTAAAATTTCGAAACCGGATTTACCCGGCATTTGAATATCGAGCAAAACTGCATCATAGATTCCATATTCGAGTTTCTGCATTCCGGTAAATGCGTCGGTTGTGTAATCAACAGAATAATCCTCATACTCCAATATCATTTTAATTGATTCACAAATCTCTTTTTCATCGTCAATAATTAATACTGATTTCATTTTATATTCTTATAAATAATAATTGGTAAATTAAAAAAACTTCACTTGGAACCGAATTTGGATTTTTTATCAACGCTTCAGCGAAAAACTCACCAATATGATTTGCGAGCATATCTTTTTGGCTGAACTCACCATTTACAAAAAATCCCTCTTCCATAAACTCAACAAAGATACCAAGAAATTTAGACAAGTTGAACAATCTAAAACTATAACGAATAAATGCGTTTCCAAAAAAATGTGCCAGTTTATCCTTGTCGCCATAATCACTCGAGAATGAATCGGGAAATAAAAACTTTGGGGATTTCGCAACCTTTTCATCAAAGACACTTTTCTGTGCTGATGGTAAAGGGATAGTAATTATTTTTTTAAATAAAGGGATTTTAAAGTTAATCTTATTGAAAGGTACTGTGGCAAAAGTAAGCGCTAATAAAGTCTCCGAAATATCACCCTCAAAATATTTAAGTGTGGAATGGAATAAAGAATCTACCGCGGCTAAATCACCATTCTCTTTCTTATGCGTTTGAAAATCATCTGATCGAATAATATCAATCGCAAAAAACATCCCACCATAAAACGAATTTGGACCTGTAGACTGAGCATTACTTATGCAAGAAAGTAGCACCGCGAAAAACAAAACAGTTTTTTTGAAGTTACCAACCATGCTAAGTCTGAATTAATCCAGTGTTAAATTTTTGAATCTCATTATTATTAGTACAAATCTCAATTGAACGGGAAATATATTTTCTTATTAGGGCTGGATCAATAATTTCATCAATCCATAATCTAGCAGCGGCATAAAGTGGATTGCTCGATTTATTGTAAGAATTATTAATCTCTTTTAGAATATCATCTTTCTCAATTTCGCTTATAGATGAATTGTTCTTTTTTAATTGCTTCAATTTTATATCAAGCAAAACATTGGCCGCCTGATTGCCCCCCATAACTGCAATTTTTGAATTTGGGAAGGAATAAATAAAACGGGGATCATATGCTTTCCCACACATTGCATAATTACCTGCACCATAACTATTACCTACTATAACAGTAATTTTTGGAACAACAGAATTTGCTACTGCATTAACCATTTTAGCACCGTCTTTAATAATGCCTCCATGTTCTGCTTTGCTGCCTACCATAAATCCAGATACATCTTGCATGAATAGAAGCGGTATCTTTTTCTGATTACAGTTCATTATAAATCTTGCAGCTTTATCGGCACTATCGGAATAAATAACGCCACCAATCTGCATCTCACTTCCACCTTTTAAAGAATCGGTTTTAACTATACTTCTCTGATTTGCAACAATTCCAACTGCCCATCCATCAATTCTCGCATATGCGGTAATTAATGTCTTGCCATAACCGGCTTTATACTCATCAATCTCTGAATTATCAACTACTCTAGCTAATAGCTCATAAGTGTCATAAGGTTTGGAGGTGTCTTCTGGTAAAATTTTATAAATTTCAATTGGATCATATTTTGGAGGGAGGGGAGTGGTTCTATCGAAAATAGATGGAGCAGTTCTGCCATATTTTGAAACAATACTTCGAATTTGTTCAATGCATTCAGTATCATTTTTTACGATATAATCCGTTACTCCCGAAATATTAGATTGTACTCTTGCACCGCCGAGCGTTTCGTTATCAATAACTTCTCCAATTGCCGCTTTTACCAAATGAGAACCGGCAAGAAATATAGAGCCTTCACTTTCCACTATTAATGATTCATCACACATGATAGGGAGGTAAGCCCCGCCGGCAACACATGGTCCCATAATAGCAGCAATTTGTGGAATTCCTTGTGAAGAAAGGATGGCATTATTTCTAAATATTCTTCCAAAATGTTCCTTATCAGGAAATATATCTTCTTGAAGTGGCAAAAATACACCGGCGCTATCAACCAAATAAATTATCGGAAGTTTATTCTCCATCGAAATTTCTTGTGCTCTCAAATTCTTTTTCGCGGTCAGAGGAAACCATGCCCCGGCTTTAACAGTTGCATCATTCGCTACTATCACAAAATCTCTTTTATGAATTTTCCCAATACCAAATATGGTCCCAGCAGAAGGGGCCCCTCCATATTCAGAGTACATATCATGAGCGGCAAAAGTATTTAATTCTATAAACTCACTATTCTCATCAACTAATAATCGGATTCTTTCTCTTGCGGTTAACTTTCCTTTTTCATGCTGTTTATCAATTGAAACTTTTCCTCCCCCTAATGAAATATCTTCCCTTAATAAATTTAGTTTATCAACTAATTCTTTATGGTATAAACCACGTTTAACTGTAGTTTCATTTTCTGGAAATTGTGAACCGATTTTTTTCATTCGTCACTCTTCAATAAATTTCGCGCAATTACAATTCTCTGAACTTCCGAAGTACCTTCACCAATTGTTAGCAATTTAGCATCGCGGTAAAATTTTTCTACCGGATAATCTTTTGTAAATCCATATCCTCCAAAAATTTGAACTGCCTCATTTGCGGCTTTTACAGCAATTTCGCTTGCAAATAGTTTAGCTTTTGCAGCAATATCATTAACGGATTTATTTTTATCTTTTAACCACGCTGCTTTGTAAGTCATCAATCTTGCGGCATTTATTTCAGTTTCCATATCTGCCAATTTAAAATTAATTGCCTGGAAATCTGAGATCGGCTTATTAAACTGTTTTCTCTGCTTCGAGTATTCAATTGAAGCATCCAAACATCCTTGAGCAAGTCCTAAACTTAAAGCGGCAATTGAAATTCTTCCCCCTTCTAAAACTCTCATTGCCTGAGTAAATCCCTCTCCCTCTTCACCAATCAAATTTTCAGCGGGAACAACACAATTTTCAAAAATTAGTTGAGAAGTTTCACTCGCTCTCATCCCTAACTTATTTTCTTTTTTGCCCGATGAAAAACCCGGAGTATTTTTTTCAACAATGAAAGCAGAAATGCCCTTTCGCTTTTTTTCTTTATCGGTAATTGCCATAATCACAAAAGTTTCTGCTGAAATGCCATGAGTAATAAAATTTTTAGAGCCATTAATTATATAGCTATTTCCTTTTTTTACAGCGTATGTGGAAAGTGCAGCGGCATCACTGCCAGATTGAGCTTCAGTTAAACCCCATGCGCCAATATTTCTTCCAGATGCAAGATCAGGAAGAAATTTTCTTTTCTGCTCTTTGGATGCAAAAAGATTTATGTGGTTTGTACACAACCCATTATGTGCTGCTACAGAAAGCGCGATTGATGGATCTGTCTTTGCCAGTTCCTCAATTACTAAAGCATATTCTGTGTACCCAAGTTCAGCACCTTCAAATTCGGCAGGCACAAGAATTCCGAGAAATCCAAGAGAACCTAATTCATGCATTAATTCTATTGGGAATTTCTGAGCCTCGTCTAATTCAAGTACTGTTGGTTTTATTTTTTCTTGAGAAAAATCACGAATTATATTTTTAATATTATTTTGTTCTTCTGTAAAGTCCAAAATAAAATTTGATGCTGATGATTCTGTCATTCAAACACCTTTAAGATTCTTTAAATTCTTTAAATATCATTTCAGCAACTTCATAAGGTGAAATTTCACCATCCAATACTTTTGAAAGGGAAGCGGTGAGTTTAATTTTTCTCTCATCGTTCCAAATTTCATTTTTAAAAAGATTTTCAACAATTCCCGAAATTCTTGATTTATACTGCTGCTCACGGTGCTTATTGAGTAAATTATTACTTACCAAATAACTTTTATGTCTTTCAATTTCATTAGCGATATCCAAAATACCGGTATTCTCAGAAGCAACAGCTCTTAGAATACTTGGAAGCCAATCATTTTCATTATGGTCTTTAAACATTAAAATTGTATTGAGAGAATTAATAGCATTATCAGAACCTGGCCGATCACTTTTGTTTATTACAAAAAAATCGGCTATCTCCATTAATCCCGCTTTCATTGCCTGAATAGCATCGCCAGATTCCGGAACAATTACAACAATTGTAGTATCTGCCGCTTTTGCTACATCTAATTCTGATTGACCCACCCCAACTGTTTCAAATATTATATAATCATAACCGGCTGCGTCGAGCACATCAGCGGCGTCGATAGTTTTTTGGCTTAATCCTCCTAGACTTCCTCTAGTAGCCATGCTTCTAATAAACACACCGGGATCGCTACCTACTTCACTCATCCTAACACGATCACCTAATAAAGCTCCACCACTAAAAGGACTTGTGGGGTCAACTGCAATTATCCCGACAGTTTTATTTTGTTTCCTAAAATATTTTGTCAACTGATTTGTTATTGTAGATTTGCCGGCGCCTGGAGGTCCCGTTATACCTATTCGGTAAGCTCTACCGGTTTTTTTGTGTATCTCTTTTAATAGATCGGTAGAATCATTCAACGAACTTTCGACGATTGTTATAGCTCGCGAAACTTTTCTTTTATTATTCTTAAATATTTCTGCAATAAGTTCTGAGTTCATCATTATTTCAAAAAGTTAAATGGAATTTTATTTTAATGGTAAAGTTTATTTCGATAAATATAGTCAACAACTGATGGAGGAGTGAGATAATTAATGGGTAAATTATTTTTTACACGTTCTCTTATCTCGGTTGATGAAATATCAACAACCGGAGGATCGATTATTATGGCTTTCTCAGTAAATATATTTTTTTCAAAATCATAACTGCCGTTTCTAACCATTGCAACTACTGTAACTTCTTCAAATATATCATTGGGTTTGTACCATTTATCGAATACCAATAAATTATCATAACCTATTATTAACTCAATATCTTGATATATTTTTTTGAAATGTAAAATCGTATTTAAAGTATATGAAATAGCATTGTTATTGATTTCATAATCTGAAATTTCAAACTGCGGATTATTTTCAATGGCCAGTTTTACCATATTATAACGATGTAAATCCGCTACTGTTTTCATTTCTAACTTATGTGGTGATATGTGAGATGGAATAAAAATAATTTTCTCAAGTTCTCTTTTTTCGAGCACAAATTGTGTTGTTACCAAATGTCCATAATGAATAGGATCAAAAGTGCCACCAAAAACACCTACTTTTTTCATGCTAATTCTTTCGATAAGATTTTGGGAATTGTATATCTATATAGGCTAACCTGTTCCTCATAAAAGTTTTGATTTTTATTAGTAGAATTTTTCAACTGATATTTTCTAAAAGCTAGTTTAACTACTGCATTAATATATTTAGTCCGGATTTCCTCATCAATCCACCCTTTTCTAAATCTTAAATTTGAAGCTAGTATCATAACATGATTTTGAGGAAGAATGCCCAACTCGCTCTCTTCATTCAACTCACTTTTAATTATTACGTTTTCATAATGAACCGACAATTTTATCGTCATTATAAAAATTATGATTAACAGAATCATAAACAATAGGCCATAAAAATAGTTACCGTCAAAACTAACTGAGGCATTCCATAAAAAATGAATCAGCATCGCAATTAGCATACCGGCAAATGGTAAAATATTTCTAAGTGGATGTTTCGAAAATTTAAAGATTGCCAAGAACGCGCCGAAAGTGGCGGTAGCAATACAATGCATCACCGCCGAAAAAAGTGAACGAACAATTACAAGATATAGCCAGGATGCGAAGGTATCTCCATAACTCAAAAAATATGTGAAGTTTTCGGTCATGCCAAATCCCAACCCAATAGCGCTGCCATATACAATCCCGTCAGTCAAATTATCAAATTTTCTTGAATTGACTGTCCAAAGCAAAAATACTCCTTTTGCGATCTCCTCGGCGAAGGGGGCAAATATGATTGTTTGGATTAATCCGTGCTGCGATTCGCTGAATAAATGAACGCTGAGGAAGAGAGTAAGAATAACGCTTCCAATCAAACCTAGAATTATTGCGCCGAAAGCACCCCATATAAAATGAAATAAAATCATTGCTAATGGCTCTCTTTCATTCTTATCCATTTTCCAAATAATTATTAAATAGAGAGCCATAGGTGCTACTGCGGCTATTAGAGATGATAATATTGGCATAATTAATCTATTAAAGTTGAAATAATCAGTTTAATAATATAAGACCTCAAATTCTTGATTTAGTAAAGATCACTGCCTATATTTTGACCCAAATTTTTTTGAAATTCTTGAAATGCTAATAAAATATACTAATTTTTCTGAAGGTATCCACGAATTTGATTTTAAGGTACCGGTAGATAAAATAGGATTAAGTGACGAGTTCTTTGGAATTGGTTCATTATTTTGTCGTATGGATAAATCAATCCATCAAATTGTGCTAAATTGCAATTTGGTGTTAGCCGCAAGATTTAGCTGCGACAGATGTATGACCGAATATGAAACAAAAATTGAGAGTAATTTCACCTTAACATACCTCTTTTCAAGAGAAAAAAGTGAAACTGATGAGCTTGATCTTAAATTTTTGTCGCCTGATCATGATAAAATTGATCTGACACCCGATGTAATTGAGTTCGCAAATATTGAAATTCCAATGAAAAAGCTTTGCAATACAGAGTGCAAAGGTTTATGTTCCAACTGCGGGATCAACTTAAATGAAGATAAATGCGATTGTATAATTAAAGTGGAAAATGATATTTGGGAACCACTTAAAAAACTAAAAGATAATTTCAATAACTAAACATATAGGTAATTACGATGCCAAATCCGAAACGTAAGATGTCGAAGAGCAGAAGAGATAAGAGAAGAACTCATTATAAGGCTACAGCTCCAACATTAAATCGCTGTTCAAATTGTAGTGAAATAAAACTAAGTCACCGTGCTTGCCCAAACTGCGGTTATTATGCCGGCCGCTCTATGTTTGTACCAGAATCATAAGTTTTAATTCCTAAAAAATGACAACCAAAAATTCGAAATGTAGAATTGCACTGGATGCTATGGGGGGCGACTATGCCCCTTTTAATGAATTATTGGGTGCCTCTGATGCACTTAAAGCAGATCCTAATTTTGAATTAATTCTTGTAGGAAATGAAGAAACAATTAAAAAAATTGCTTCTGAAAAAAATATTTCCATTACGGGTATGTCAATAAAAAATTGTTCTCAAGTTATTGAGATGAAAGATTCACCTACGGCTGCTCTTAAATCCAAACCGGATTCTTCAATAGTTGTAGGGGCAAAGCTTGTTAAAGAAGGACTTGCAGATGCTTTTGTAAGCGCCGGAAATACCGGAGCTATGATGGCTGCTTCAACACTTTTAATAGGAAGAATTCCGGGAATAGGAAGACCTACAATTGGTGCCGCATTCCCAACTATTACTACTAAAAAATGTCTGCTGTTCGATGTTGGCGCAAGCGTCGATAGTAAACCTCAGCATTTATTTGAATACGCCATTATTGGTTCTATATTCGCTCAAGAAATGTACAATCAGCAAAATCCAAAAGTTGGGGTTTTAAGCGTTGGAGAGGAAGATTCGAAAGGAAATGAAATCTCTCTTTTAGCCAATAATTTGATTAAAGAATCTAAATTAAATTTTATTGGGAATGTTGAGGGGAGAGATATCCTTAAGGGTGAGGTTGATGTGATAGTTTGCGATGGTTTTGTTGGAAACATCATTCTAAAATTTGGTGAAAGTGTTCTTTCTACCTTATTAAAAACAAGAATTAAAAATTATGCTCAAAAAGGTATTTTAAATAAAATTAAGGCTCTGGTTGTTAAGTCTGTTTTAAAAGCAACCTTGTCCGATATGGATTATCAAACTCATGGGGGTGTTCCTCTTTTGGGTATTAATGGAATAAGTATTATTGGTCATGGTTCAAGTTCACCATTAGCAATTAAAAATATGGTACTTAGAGCAAAAGAGATGTATGATAAAAATCTAATTCAGAAATTTGAGGAAGCTCTAAAAAATTATGGAACAAAAAATTAAAAATATAAACGCGGTTATTACGGCAGTTGGCATGTATGTACCCGATACGATTTATGATAATAAATATTTTGAATCAATAGTTGATACAAACGATGAGTGGATTTTAACCCGTACTGGAATAAAAGAAAGAAGAATTTTAAAAGATGGCGCTACAAGCGATCTTGCTGCAAACGCAGCATTAGATCTGCTGAAATCAAAAAATATCAGAGCAGATGAAATTGAGTGTATTATTGTAGCTACAGTTACACCAGATATGTTTTTCCCTTCAACAGCATGTTTAGTTCAGCAAAAAATTGGAGCAAAAAACGCTTGGGCATTTGATCTATCAGCCGCATGTTCCGGATTTTTATTTGCTCTAAATACTGGTAAAAATTTTATAGAATCGGGGAATTACAAAAAAGTTTTGGTTATAGGTGCAGATAAAATGAGTGCAATTACCGACTATACCGATAGAAATACTTGCATTCTTTTTGGAGATGCCGGTGCTGCAGTACTTCTTGAACCTGAAACCGATCTTAATTATGGAATTAAAGATTCATTGTTATATGTTGATGGAAGCGGGGAATCTAGTCTTCATATGAGAGGTGGTGGAAGTCTTAATCCATCAACTCATGAAACGGTTGATAAACGAATGCACTTTATTTATCAGGATGGAAAGGCAGTATTCAAAGTTGCGGTTAAAGGAATGGCGGATGTTTCGGCGGCTATAATGGAAAAGAATGGATTGAATGGGGATGATGTGGCCTATCTTGTACCACATCAAGCAAATTTAAGAATTATTGATGCTACGGCTCAGAGAATGGGTGTTTCTAAAGATAAGGTTATGATTAATATTCATAAGTATGGAAATACCACAGCGGCTACCATTCCACTTTGTTTAGTGGAATACTATAGAGATGGAAAATTAAAAAAAGGGGATAATCTAATTTTATCAGCTTTCGGTGCCGGTTATACTTGGGGTGCTATGTATCTTACTTGGAGTATGGAATAATGACAAAGAAAGCATTTTTATTCCCCGGACAGGGTTCTCAGTATGTGGGAATGGCTAAAGATTTATACGAGAACTCTGTTGAAGCAAAAGAGATGATTTTAACTGCTGAGGAAGCTACCGGTGTGCAGTTATCTCATATAATGTTTAATGGACCGGAAGAATCATTAAAACAAACCGATATTACTCAGCCTGCAATATTTTTGCATAGTGTCGTTCTTTCTAGCTTATTAAGAAAAATTGAACCGGATATGGCTGCTGGTCATTCATTGGGTGAATATTCCGCGCTTGTATCTGCGAATGCTATTCAATTTTATGATGCAATTAAATTAGTACGACTTCGTGGAACCGCAATGCTCCAAGCCGGTATTGATCAGCCCGGAACAATGGCGGCAGTTGTGGGTTTGGATTCAGAAATTTTAATCAATATTTGTGAAGAAGCATCTCAAAACGGAATTGTTCAGTGCGCGAATTTTAATTCTCCAGGACAGATAGTAATTTCCGGTTCCGTTACAGGTGTAAGAGGGGCAATGGAATTAGCCAAATTAAAGGGTGCAAAACTAGTTAAAGAGTTAGTTGTAAGTGGCGCATTTCATTCTCCTTTAATGGAAAGTGCCCGTGGAAGTTTAAAAGCTAAGTTAGAACTAACCCCATTTTATGACGCTAAAATTCCTGTTTATGCTAATGTTAATGCTTCACCAGTTAAAAATAAAGAAGAGATCATTTCTCTGCTTGATCAACAGTTAACCAAACCGGTTAGGTGGGAAGAGACAATCAAGAATATGATTAATGATGGGGCAGAGGAGTTTTATGAAATTGGTCCCGGTAAAGTATTACAAGGTTTAGTAAAAAGAATTAATCCAGATGTAAAAATTTTTGGGATCGATAAATTTACTGATGTGGAAAGGTACCTATAATGGAAAAGAAGTTTGAAAAGATGATAAATGGGATTTATATCGATCCTCTCATTTTTACTCATACTTTTGTTAAATGTTGTGATGTTTCAATCTGTTCGGGTGAGTGTTGTTATTATGGAGTATATACTGATAAGGCCGAATATGAAACTATTATGCAGAATAAAGAGAGAATCGCAGATATAATGGATGACACTCAGCCAAAAGAGTGGAATACCTGGTTTGAGGCAGAGGAGAAAGATGATGATTTTCCCTCGGGAATTGCCGTTGGTACTGAAGTTTATAATGGCAAATGTGTTTTTCTCGATAAACAAGGATATTGCTCTCTTCAAAAACTAGCTATGAATGAGGGGGAATATAAGTGGAAATATAAACCTCTATATTGTATATTATTTCCGTTAGTTATTTTTGAAGGTGCTTTAACAGTGGATGATGACCATCTCAGTAGGATGCATTACTGTAATAAATCTGAAAACCATGTCTCCACCATTTTTGAAGTATGTAAAAATGAAATAAGACATGTTTTGGGTGAAGAGGGTTTTAATGAGCTGCTCGAATATAAGAGAGATTATTTATTAACACTTCAGGAAACTAACGTTGAAATTACTAAATAAAAAAGCTGTTGTTACCGGCGGAACGAGAGGTATTGGTAAAGCTATAGTTAAAGAACTTGCCGAGAACGGATGTAGTGTTGTTTTTACTTACTTTAGTTCAGAAGAAACAGCTAAACAAATTGAGATTGAATTCTCGAATGAAAGTGTAAAGGTAGTGGGTTTCAAAGCCGATGCCTCCAATTTTAATTCGGCTCAAGATGTAATTAATTTTACGTTAGAAAAACTTGGCGGTATCGATATTCTAGTAAATAATGCCGGAATTACAAAGGATAATTTATTGCTTAGAATGAATGAAAATGATTTTAATTCGGTGATTAGTGCCAATTTAAATTCAGTTTTTAATTATACAAAGGCGGTTTTAAAACCTATGATTGGCCAACGATATGGCAAAATCGTAAATATAACATCTGTGGTTGGTATAATTGGGAATGCCGGACAGGCAAATTATGTAGCCTCAAAAGCCGGCGTAATTGGCTTAACCAAATCGAATGCTAAAGAATTATCTTCTAGAAACATAAATGTTAATGCTGTTGCCCCCGGTTTTATTGAAACTGATATGACCGATAAATTAAGTACACAGCAAAAAGAAGCTATACTCTCAAATGTTCCTATTAAAAGATTGGGTAAACCCGAGGATGTAGCAAAAGCCGTATTGTTCTTGAGTAGCAGTGATTCTGATTACATCACCGGTCAAGTTTTAACTGTTGACGGTGGAATGGTAATGTAAATTTAATAAACACAAACAAACAACTAAAAAGGAGAAGAAATGGACGTTGAAGCAAAAGTAAAAGAAATCATTATTGATAAGCTTGGTGTTGAAGAAAGTCAAATAGCACCAGAAGCTTCTTTCACTAATGATCTTGGTGCAGATTCCCTTGACATCGTAGAACTTGTTATGGGTTTCGAATCCTCTTTCAACATTTCAATTCCAGATGAAGATGCTGAAAAAATTACTACTGTTGGTGACGCTGTAAAATATCTTAAAGAAAAATTAGGTTAATGATATATTGAAGCAGATCAATTTTGGTCTGCTTCTCATTTTCTAATCCTTAATTATCCTTCAATAAAATTAGGTCATTTATGAGCAAAAGAAGAGTTGTTATTACCGGAATGGGAGCATTAACTCCAATCGGAAATAATTTAGCTGAGTATTGGGATGGTTTGGTTACCGGGAAAAATGGTGCATGCTTAATTACAAAATTTGACACCACAAACCATACAACAAAATTCGCTTGTGAAGTAAAAAATTTTGATCCATCGACATATATTGATAAAAAAGAATTGAGAAGAATGGATCCATATACTCACTATGCTCTGGCTACTGCCACTATGGCAATGGATGACTCAAAATTAGACCTATCAAAGGTAGATTTAGAATTAGCTGGTGTAATTTTTGGTAGTGGAATAGGCGGATTGCTTACATTTGAGGATCAGCATTCAGCTTTCCTTCAAGGAGGTCCAAAACGAATTAGCCCATTCTTTGTACCAATGAT
Coding sequences:
- the fabD gene encoding ACP S-malonyltransferase, whose amino-acid sequence is MTKKAFLFPGQGSQYVGMAKDLYENSVEAKEMILTAEEATGVQLSHIMFNGPEESLKQTDITQPAIFLHSVVLSSLLRKIEPDMAAGHSLGEYSALVSANAIQFYDAIKLVRLRGTAMLQAGIDQPGTMAAVVGLDSEILINICEEASQNGIVQCANFNSPGQIVISGSVTGVRGAMELAKLKGAKLVKELVVSGAFHSPLMESARGSLKAKLELTPFYDAKIPVYANVNASPVKNKEEIISLLDQQLTKPVRWEETIKNMINDGAEEFYEIGPGKVLQGLVKRINPDVKIFGIDKFTDVERYL
- the plsX gene encoding phosphate acyltransferase PlsX; this encodes MTTKNSKCRIALDAMGGDYAPFNELLGASDALKADPNFELILVGNEETIKKIASEKNISITGMSIKNCSQVIEMKDSPTAALKSKPDSSIVVGAKLVKEGLADAFVSAGNTGAMMAASTLLIGRIPGIGRPTIGAAFPTITTKKCLLFDVGASVDSKPQHLFEYAIIGSIFAQEMYNQQNPKVGVLSVGEEDSKGNEISLLANNLIKESKLNFIGNVEGRDILKGEVDVIVCDGFVGNIILKFGESVLSTLLKTRIKNYAQKGILNKIKALVVKSVLKATLSDMDYQTHGGVPLLGINGISIIGHGSSSPLAIKNMVLRAKEMYDKNLIQKFEEALKNYGTKN
- a CDS encoding DUF3109 family protein; this encodes MEKKFEKMINGIYIDPLIFTHTFVKCCDVSICSGECCYYGVYTDKAEYETIMQNKERIADIMDDTQPKEWNTWFEAEEKDDDFPSGIAVGTEVYNGKCVFLDKQGYCSLQKLAMNEGEYKWKYKPLYCILFPLVIFEGALTVDDDHLSRMHYCNKSENHVSTIFEVCKNEIRHVLGEEGFNELLEYKRDYLLTLQETNVEITK
- the fabG gene encoding 3-oxoacyl-[acyl-carrier-protein] reductase; the encoded protein is MKLLNKKAVVTGGTRGIGKAIVKELAENGCSVVFTYFSSEETAKQIEIEFSNESVKVVGFKADASNFNSAQDVINFTLEKLGGIDILVNNAGITKDNLLLRMNENDFNSVISANLNSVFNYTKAVLKPMIGQRYGKIVNITSVVGIIGNAGQANYVASKAGVIGLTKSNAKELSSRNINVNAVAPGFIETDMTDKLSTQQKEAILSNVPIKRLGKPEDVAKAVLFLSSSDSDYITGQVLTVDGGMVM
- a CDS encoding acyl carrier protein, which produces MDVEAKVKEIIIDKLGVEESQIAPEASFTNDLGADSLDIVELVMGFESSFNISIPDEDAEKITTVGDAVKYLKEKLG
- a CDS encoding ketoacyl-ACP synthase III yields the protein MEQKIKNINAVITAVGMYVPDTIYDNKYFESIVDTNDEWILTRTGIKERRILKDGATSDLAANAALDLLKSKNIRADEIECIIVATVTPDMFFPSTACLVQQKIGAKNAWAFDLSAACSGFLFALNTGKNFIESGNYKKVLVIGADKMSAITDYTDRNTCILFGDAGAAVLLEPETDLNYGIKDSLLYVDGSGESSLHMRGGGSLNPSTHETVDKRMHFIYQDGKAVFKVAVKGMADVSAAIMEKNGLNGDDVAYLVPHQANLRIIDATAQRMGVSKDKVMINIHKYGNTTAATIPLCLVEYYRDGKLKKGDNLILSAFGAGYTWGAMYLTWSME